A genomic stretch from Gemmatimonadota bacterium includes:
- a CDS encoding DegT/DnrJ/EryC1/StrS family aminotransferase, protein MAAKLAIYGGKGTVPDGLIQPWPQVTPSDKDAIAEVIASEKITEQQRIQSEGLAKEWAEYMGVQYCIPVNSGTAALHLCVAGVGIEPGDEVIIPAFTFWATAAAVLHHNAIPVFVDIDPITYCIDPNDIEAKITERTRAIMPVHIHGMPADMDPILAIAKKHDLKVIEDVAQAHGAYYNGKLCGSFGDAAGYSTQASKTLSSGCQGGLFTTDDEQIYKRAALLQYFGEIVVPGREREEQEYNAYGLGWMYRGDMFSQAFIRSQLKRLDVNNALRIRNCHYLTEHLDEIDGIETPVTPEACEPVYYNYVIGFDPEALGLDIPARTLREKVQAALRAEGVPTGQWQRLPVPSQKIFQNRIGYGMGCPWRCNQSTVEYKTKDYPRTVEFIDSHCYIFDVNPPNDFELMSCYVEAFHKVMDQLDAVLDVPDNT, encoded by the coding sequence ATGGCAGCAAAACTCGCTATATATGGTGGTAAAGGGACTGTCCCTGATGGATTAATTCAGCCGTGGCCACAGGTTACCCCATCCGACAAAGACGCGATTGCCGAGGTTATCGCCTCCGAAAAAATTACGGAACAGCAACGGATCCAATCCGAAGGTCTCGCGAAGGAATGGGCGGAATATATGGGTGTCCAGTATTGCATCCCAGTCAACAGCGGAACCGCTGCGTTGCATCTGTGTGTCGCAGGTGTTGGCATTGAGCCGGGTGACGAGGTCATTATCCCTGCCTTCACTTTCTGGGCAACGGCAGCGGCTGTTCTCCATCACAACGCTATTCCCGTCTTTGTTGACATTGACCCAATAACCTACTGTATTGACCCAAACGACATCGAAGCGAAAATCACGGAGCGAACACGTGCGATTATGCCGGTTCATATCCACGGTATGCCCGCCGATATGGATCCGATTTTAGCGATTGCGAAGAAGCATGACCTGAAAGTTATTGAGGATGTCGCTCAGGCACACGGGGCATATTATAACGGCAAGCTTTGTGGGTCATTTGGCGATGCGGCGGGTTACAGCACGCAAGCCTCAAAGACGCTGAGTAGTGGGTGTCAAGGCGGTTTGTTCACAACGGATGATGAGCAAATCTACAAACGCGCAGCGTTATTGCAGTATTTCGGAGAAATCGTCGTGCCGGGTAGGGAACGCGAGGAACAGGAGTACAATGCTTACGGGCTTGGGTGGATGTATCGTGGGGATATGTTCAGTCAAGCGTTCATCCGTAGCCAGCTCAAACGGCTTGATGTGAACAACGCGCTGCGGATCAGGAATTGCCACTATCTTACCGAACATCTGGATGAAATTGATGGCATTGAAACGCCTGTTACGCCAGAAGCGTGTGAACCGGTGTATTACAACTATGTTATCGGTTTCGATCCAGAGGCGTTGGGGTTGGATATTCCCGCACGAACCTTGCGTGAGAAGGTGCAAGCGGCACTACGCGCTGAGGGGGTGCCGACCGGACAGTGGCAACGGCTCCCCGTGCCGTCTCAAAAGATTTTCCAGAATCGGATTGGTTACGGGATGGGCTGTCCGTGGCGATGTAATCAGTCGACGGTTGAATATAAGACAAAGGATTATCCTCGAACTGTTGAATTCATTGATTCTCACTGTTATATCTTCGATGTCAACCCACCCAACGATTTCGAGTTGATGTCCTGTTACGTCGAAGCGTTTCACAAAGTGATGGATCAGCTTGATGCCGTGCTTGATGTACCTGATAATACTTAG
- a CDS encoding SMP-30/gluconolactonase/LRE family protein, producing MGIEVIRDEMSDLVDPAAEPELVADGFQFTEGPVWDPAQVCLFFSDIPANTIFKWTPEGGIVAYRQPSYHSNGLTLDGEGRLLSCEHSGRRVSVEADGELKTLADSYQGKKLNSPNDLVVCQNGDIIFTDPPYGLSSSHGVVAEQELPFLGVYRLPVGESEPILLIDDFERPNGLAITADEKTLYVDDTHRGHIRAFDVQDDGSLANGRVLAELKGDEDGAPDGMKLDRNGNIYCTGPGAVWVFNPAGDLLGKIRLPLPAANLNWGGEDRKTLFFTARTDVYRVACKVGG from the coding sequence ATGGGTATTGAAGTTATTCGGGACGAGATGTCCGATCTGGTCGATCCCGCGGCAGAACCCGAATTGGTTGCAGATGGGTTTCAGTTCACCGAAGGCCCGGTCTGGGACCCCGCACAAGTCTGTTTGTTTTTTTCGGATATTCCGGCAAATACCATTTTTAAGTGGACGCCAGAAGGGGGGATAGTCGCATATCGTCAGCCGAGTTATCATTCAAATGGATTGACATTGGATGGAGAGGGACGGCTTCTTTCGTGCGAGCATTCTGGCCGGCGGGTGAGCGTTGAGGCAGATGGCGAGTTGAAGACGCTGGCGGATTCCTATCAGGGCAAAAAACTCAATTCGCCCAATGATCTGGTTGTATGTCAGAATGGGGATATCATTTTCACGGATCCTCCGTATGGTCTGTCGAGCAGCCACGGCGTGGTGGCAGAACAGGAATTGCCGTTTCTGGGCGTGTATCGCCTGCCTGTAGGCGAATCAGAGCCCATTCTTTTGATTGACGATTTTGAACGCCCCAATGGGTTGGCGATAACAGCCGATGAAAAGACCCTGTACGTCGATGACACGCATCGGGGACATATCCGCGCATTTGATGTGCAGGATGATGGCTCTCTCGCAAATGGCAGAGTATTGGCGGAATTAAAAGGCGATGAAGATGGTGCACCCGATGGTATGAAGCTGGATCGCAATGGGAATATTTACTGCACGGGACCTGGGGCTGTGTGGGTGTTTAATCCTGCGGGTGATCTCCTTGGGAAAATTAGACTGCCTCTTCCCGCTGCCAATTTGAACTGGGGCGGCGAAGATCGGAAGACGTTGTTTTTTACAGCGCGAACGGATGTTTATCGCGTGGCGTGCAAAGTGGGAGGATAG
- a CDS encoding acyl carrier protein, with product MPAEHYLFGSNHLPYERSVTMASTAERIRNLIAENLEVDGQPIALPDDLNISLQEAGISSVDLVAFAKVVAQEFDVEFTLEDCGDVKSVQELVERLDAAS from the coding sequence ATGCCTGCCGAGCACTATCTTTTCGGTTCAAACCATCTACCTTACGAAAGGAGCGTAACAATGGCTTCAACCGCAGAACGTATCAGAAACCTCATCGCGGAAAATCTGGAAGTCGATGGACAGCCAATTGCATTACCCGATGATCTGAACATCAGCCTCCAGGAGGCTGGAATTTCCTCCGTAGATCTCGTCGCGTTCGCGAAAGTAGTCGCACAGGAATTCGACGTTGAATTTACGCTTGAAGATTGTGGTGATGTCAAAAGCGTACAGGAATTGGTCGAGCGGCTGGACGCAGCCAGCTAA
- a CDS encoding sulfatase-like hydrolase/transferase: MKNIVLLITDTFRYDNLGARARRPIRTPMLDKFETERATAVDKFYMSSFPTVPHRTDIMTGTVGWPHYPWQPIDLSGRNITAQLLSEQGYATQLICDTPHLFNTRFQHCFDAAFQHRGQEGDKPLLHLNDEIKIVMPNEKTRPHPSYRGHTLPNTHRWTNRYYQYEAETFSSRTSETTIRWLEENHRSGPFFLWVDFFDPHEPWDPPEYLVKRYDPDYTGPPMIHPNYGLSSLFTDAELHNLWAHYAAEAELIDRHIGRVLQKVEDLELWDDTLVVVLSDHGMSIGEHSRTGKSNIDPDDSRYWPTYPEINHEMFLIAGGDVPCGQRLDLIAQPMDIMPTLCELAGVTLDPPKPFEGHSFTQALLNGDTQHREYAVTGCHIGAPDGSVPRRATTPFLVTERWGYAPVGEYGRPELFDLPADPIAENNIAADNMELVKELHELFMAHLTEHNAPEKFLDLWKEEPSGDGRGKWSIDYPDESDE, encoded by the coding sequence ATGAAAAATATTGTTTTACTTATCACCGATACCTTTCGGTATGACAATCTCGGCGCGCGGGCGAGACGTCCGATTCGCACGCCAATGCTCGATAAATTTGAGACAGAACGAGCGACTGCTGTTGACAAATTCTATATGAGTAGTTTCCCGACGGTACCGCACCGCACAGATATTATGACGGGAACAGTCGGGTGGCCCCACTACCCGTGGCAGCCAATCGATCTGAGCGGACGGAACATCACCGCGCAACTTCTGAGTGAGCAGGGATACGCAACGCAACTCATCTGTGACACCCCGCACCTGTTTAACACACGGTTCCAGCACTGTTTCGATGCCGCTTTCCAGCATCGTGGACAGGAAGGAGACAAACCGCTTCTCCACCTCAACGATGAAATAAAAATCGTTATGCCGAATGAAAAGACGCGACCACACCCATCATACCGCGGACACACCCTACCGAACACGCACCGCTGGACGAACCGCTACTACCAGTACGAGGCGGAAACGTTCTCCAGTAGGACTTCCGAGACTACAATTCGATGGTTGGAGGAAAACCACCGCTCGGGTCCCTTTTTCCTCTGGGTTGACTTCTTCGATCCACACGAACCGTGGGACCCACCTGAATACCTCGTCAAACGATACGATCCAGATTATACCGGTCCACCGATGATACATCCGAACTACGGTCTGTCGTCCCTCTTTACGGATGCGGAATTGCACAACCTCTGGGCACACTACGCAGCAGAGGCAGAACTCATTGACCGACACATCGGACGGGTTCTGCAGAAAGTGGAAGATCTGGAATTATGGGATGATACCCTCGTCGTTGTGCTTTCCGACCACGGCATGTCCATCGGTGAACACAGTAGAACGGGCAAATCCAACATCGATCCAGACGATTCACGCTACTGGCCCACGTATCCAGAGATTAACCATGAGATGTTCCTGATTGCTGGTGGAGATGTTCCGTGCGGGCAACGCCTCGATCTTATCGCGCAACCGATGGATATTATGCCGACACTCTGTGAATTGGCTGGTGTTACCCTGGATCCACCCAAACCATTTGAGGGACATTCCTTCACACAGGCTCTCCTTAACGGTGATACACAACACAGGGAATACGCCGTAACAGGTTGCCATATCGGCGCACCGGATGGGAGTGTACCACGTCGAGCAACAACGCCGTTCCTCGTCACCGAACGCTGGGGATACGCACCTGTCGGTGAATACGGTAGACCGGAACTGTTCGACCTGCCCGCAGACCCCATAGCGGAGAACAACATCGCTGCGGATAACATGGAACTCGTCAAGGAATTGCATGAACTCTTTATGGCGCATCTCACGGAGCATAATGCGCCTGAGAAGTTCCTTGATCTCTGGAAGGAAGAACCCTCCGGCGACGGACGCGGCAAATGGTCGATCGACTATCCTGACGAGTCAGATGAATAG
- a CDS encoding DUF2283 domain-containing protein, translated as MKVRYFSDTDTALVEFVDKKIFETREINENIYVDLDEEGNLVSMTIEHAKANAGLREFSFQEVTA; from the coding sequence ATGAAAGTACGATACTTTTCCGATACCGATACGGCACTGGTTGAATTTGTAGATAAAAAAATTTTTGAGACCAGAGAAATTAATGAAAACATCTATGTCGATCTCGATGAAGAGGGGAATCTGGTAAGTATGACAATTGAGCACGCCAAAGCCAATGCAGGACTCCGGGAATTTTCATTTCAGGAAGTGACCGCATAA
- a CDS encoding phytanoyl-CoA dioxygenase family protein translates to MTPEERFMFDLEGYLIIKNVLTPEAVKRLNEVADATFVRDYDDPGKDSKGRVGRRQVGRVSAWSPETQALIDHPRILPYLIELLGPAFRLDHDYCIFMRPGAACGRLHGAPGGHTGSQRKYLYLEGEMLNGLSVVTFFLADAKAGDGGFACIPGSHKTNFGQNVPHEVRNFERVPDYMVQPEVEAGDALIFTEALMHGTMPWRAGHERRAFLYKYAPGHLAYSNKFYNADDYTNPSDQQRRVLTPPSAGRRPPVVQEV, encoded by the coding sequence ATGACACCAGAAGAAAGGTTTATGTTTGACCTCGAGGGGTATTTGATAATTAAAAATGTGTTGACGCCCGAGGCAGTCAAACGGCTCAATGAAGTCGCTGATGCGACATTTGTGCGCGATTACGACGACCCGGGCAAGGACTCAAAGGGGCGAGTTGGTCGCCGACAAGTGGGGCGCGTGTCTGCGTGGTCGCCAGAGACACAGGCACTGATTGATCACCCGCGTATTTTGCCGTATTTAATTGAATTGCTCGGTCCAGCTTTTCGGCTCGATCACGATTATTGCATCTTTATGAGGCCGGGGGCTGCATGTGGTCGCCTGCACGGTGCGCCCGGAGGACATACGGGCAGCCAGCGCAAGTACCTGTATCTGGAAGGTGAGATGTTGAATGGGTTGAGTGTGGTGACGTTCTTTTTGGCGGATGCAAAGGCGGGAGATGGCGGCTTTGCCTGTATTCCCGGGAGCCATAAGACCAATTTTGGGCAAAATGTGCCGCACGAGGTGAGAAATTTTGAACGCGTTCCCGATTATATGGTTCAACCAGAAGTGGAAGCAGGCGATGCATTGATTTTTACAGAGGCGCTGATGCACGGTACGATGCCGTGGAGAGCAGGCCATGAACGCCGCGCATTTCTGTATAAATACGCGCCGGGCCATCTGGCGTATTCCAATAAGTTTTACAATGCGGATGACTACACCAACCCATCAGATCAACAGCGGCGTGTCTTAACGCCGCCATCTGCGGGAAGGCGCCCGCCTGTGGTTCAGGAAGTGTGA
- a CDS encoding sulfatase, with the protein MNIVLIIIDTMRYDYIGANGNDWIETPNLDRLSAQSWCFDRAFAASFPTIPYRTDVMTGKYGSPFHTWKPLPFDTRSLPSVLGEAGYATQLIHDTPHLVNGGHAFDYPFHTWTFIRGAEVDRAWMDDEAQWPSNWCRDPLFDVLGEDADLTKHNYTYARTNRGRTNLDDWNCAKLFNTAAQFLRDNARRENFFLWIDCFDPHEPWDVPPAFMLKYDKTPGYDGRLDPRAFQGGGRNNPNLPDEARARLKASYAAKVTWMDHCFGRFLEAFDATGLSKNTAIIVAGDHGTNVGERGRFGKYAPVYEQEIHIPLIIKTPEGDAGRSSAIFQPQDFFATVANLAGAPIPGDIDSQDIIAAAREGSTGMRQLALAGTARGWAPQRGFFTVFDQEGYLEWQPRTEDCMLTPYGSLDNTEHPDRVQKLHAAGLSELERRGADLLLIDWLKNGAEGQVPENCRLFDGWPGPEGFQTYFARAYGGA; encoded by the coding sequence ATGAATATTGTCCTCATTATCATTGATACGATGCGCTATGACTATATTGGCGCAAACGGAAATGACTGGATCGAAACGCCCAATCTCGACCGTCTATCTGCGCAGTCATGGTGTTTTGATCGGGCTTTTGCCGCCAGCTTTCCCACCATTCCCTATCGCACGGATGTTATGACCGGGAAATACGGCAGTCCGTTCCACACCTGGAAACCCTTGCCTTTTGATACTCGGTCTCTTCCCTCTGTTCTGGGGGAAGCCGGATACGCGACACAGCTCATTCACGATACGCCTCATCTCGTCAACGGTGGGCACGCATTTGATTATCCCTTCCACACGTGGACATTTATCCGCGGTGCAGAAGTTGACCGTGCATGGATGGACGATGAAGCGCAGTGGCCCAGCAACTGGTGCAGAGATCCTTTATTCGATGTTTTGGGCGAAGATGCGGATCTGACAAAACACAATTACACGTATGCCCGTACCAATCGGGGACGCACAAATTTAGACGATTGGAATTGCGCGAAGCTGTTCAATACGGCAGCTCAATTCTTGCGGGATAATGCGCGGCGAGAAAATTTCTTTCTTTGGATTGACTGCTTCGACCCTCACGAACCGTGGGACGTGCCCCCGGCCTTTATGCTGAAATACGACAAGACCCCCGGTTATGATGGGCGGCTTGATCCCCGCGCTTTTCAGGGTGGGGGACGCAACAATCCCAATTTGCCTGATGAAGCCAGAGCGCGCCTCAAAGCGAGTTACGCGGCCAAGGTCACCTGGATGGATCATTGCTTCGGGCGGTTTCTCGAGGCTTTTGATGCCACGGGTCTGAGCAAAAATACCGCGATCATTGTCGCTGGGGATCACGGTACCAATGTAGGTGAGCGCGGGCGCTTTGGCAAGTACGCGCCCGTGTACGAGCAGGAAATCCACATCCCGCTCATTATCAAAACGCCCGAGGGCGACGCGGGACGCAGTTCAGCTATTTTCCAACCCCAGGATTTTTTTGCTACTGTCGCCAACCTGGCCGGTGCGCCAATTCCGGGGGATATAGACAGCCAGGATATTATCGCCGCCGCACGGGAAGGGAGTACGGGGATGCGGCAACTCGCGCTGGCTGGCACTGCCCGGGGATGGGCACCACAGCGCGGATTTTTCACTGTGTTTGACCAGGAGGGGTACCTGGAATGGCAACCCAGGACCGAAGATTGTATGCTCACGCCTTATGGGTCGCTGGACAACACGGAACATCCCGACCGCGTCCAGAAGCTGCATGCCGCTGGTCTTTCTGAACTCGAGCGCCGGGGTGCTGATCTACTCTTGATTGACTGGCTCAAGAACGGTGCAGAGGGCCAGGTGCCCGAGAATTGCCGCCTTTTCGATGGCTGGCCCGGTCCAGAAGGGTTTCAGACCTATTTTGCAAGAGCTTATGGCGGTGCTTGA
- a CDS encoding mandelate racemase/muconate lactonizing enzyme family protein: MKITAIKTFMASMGQRSRALVKVETDEGIYGWGECYSPGPDLAIGPTMDYIFELVKGEDPRRIEYIMLKLFQQFRFPPGAIGLSAMSGLDHALWDISGKAAGLPVYMMLGGAVRDRIQVYRSVGGKDGREAARVARQLNEEHGITAFKTSPFRLDPSADRWGRVCAAAADYFEALRKYSDDNWEFAFDPHAKIFEPIRALQLANALTPYDPLFYEEPLRPENSDAWARLRSQMQVPLATGESLYTKFEFLDLMSKDGADIIQPDICICGGLLEMRKIAAIAQAHYVSVAPHNPMGPLATAVNVQFAAATPNFKILEYHLPDENNALNWLDEPYWPVDGYLELRPDRPGLGVEVNEEVIRAGEYVHWERGSTKAPDGSTNYI, from the coding sequence ATGAAGATTACAGCGATCAAGACGTTTATGGCGAGCATGGGGCAGCGGTCTCGTGCGCTGGTGAAGGTCGAAACTGACGAAGGCATTTACGGATGGGGAGAGTGTTATAGCCCCGGTCCCGATCTGGCAATTGGTCCAACGATGGATTATATTTTTGAGCTGGTTAAAGGCGAAGATCCGCGGCGGATTGAATATATCATGCTCAAGCTGTTTCAGCAGTTCAGATTTCCACCCGGGGCAATAGGTCTTTCCGCTATGTCGGGGCTGGACCACGCGCTGTGGGATATCAGTGGCAAAGCAGCGGGATTGCCGGTTTATATGATGTTGGGCGGTGCTGTGCGCGATCGCATTCAGGTTTATCGGAGTGTTGGTGGAAAAGACGGCAGGGAAGCAGCAAGAGTTGCGCGCCAGCTAAATGAAGAGCACGGCATTACGGCATTTAAGACCAGTCCGTTTCGCCTGGATCCCAGTGCGGATCGGTGGGGTCGGGTATGCGCGGCTGCCGCCGATTATTTCGAGGCATTGCGAAAGTATTCAGATGACAATTGGGAATTTGCATTTGATCCACATGCCAAAATTTTTGAGCCAATTCGCGCATTGCAACTGGCCAACGCCCTTACGCCTTACGATCCGCTTTTTTATGAAGAACCGTTAAGGCCCGAGAACAGCGATGCGTGGGCGCGCTTGCGTTCACAAATGCAGGTGCCGCTGGCAACGGGTGAATCTCTGTACACGAAGTTTGAGTTTTTGGATTTGATGTCGAAAGATGGCGCGGATATTATTCAGCCAGACATTTGTATATGCGGTGGGTTGTTGGAGATGCGGAAGATCGCTGCGATTGCACAGGCGCATTATGTGTCGGTGGCACCGCACAATCCGATGGGACCGTTGGCTACAGCGGTCAATGTCCAATTTGCCGCGGCCACGCCCAATTTCAAAATTCTGGAATATCACCTGCCCGATGAAAACAATGCCCTGAACTGGTTGGACGAACCCTATTGGCCCGTAGATGGATATTTGGAACTGAGGCCAGACCGCCCCGGTTTGGGTGTGGAAGTGAATGAAGAGGTCATCAGGGCTGGTGAATACGTCCACTGGGAACGGGGGAGTACTAAAGCGCCTGATGGTTCGACGAATTATATTTAA
- a CDS encoding NupC/NupG family nucleoside CNT transporter — MERVISLLGLVVMMGLAWAMSEHKKQVSLRVVWGGLLLQFVLAVFILKTSIGAAIFQSIGDFFTATLGFVDAGTSLVFGEEYVHHFFAFKVLPTIIFFSSLMSILYYLGIIQKVVEAFAYVMQRTLGTSGSETLSAAANIFVGQTEAPLMVRPYISSMTKSELMALMVGGFATIAGGVLVAYVGMGIDAGHLVAASVISAPAALLISKLMIPETEQSVTLGHVELSVDEKHANIVDAATNGALDGMKLTLNVVAMLIAFLALVALGDAILGLIGGWIGALLGYNWHWSLAALFGYVFAPFAYLLGIPWSDCFYAGELLGKKMVLNEFIAYAQMMEWSQPDSGVVLSERSTLILTYALCGFANFGSVGIQIGGIGGIAPERRTELAILGIRAMIGGTLAMMMTACVAGILI, encoded by the coding sequence ATGGAGCGCGTAATCAGCCTGCTGGGTCTGGTCGTCATGATGGGCCTGGCCTGGGCTATGAGTGAGCATAAAAAGCAAGTGAGCCTTCGCGTGGTCTGGGGCGGGCTGTTGTTGCAGTTTGTCCTCGCGGTATTCATTTTGAAAACGTCAATAGGTGCGGCCATATTTCAGAGTATTGGAGATTTTTTCACCGCCACATTGGGCTTTGTCGATGCGGGCACAAGCCTGGTATTTGGAGAAGAATACGTACACCATTTCTTTGCCTTCAAAGTATTGCCCACCATCATCTTCTTTTCATCACTGATGTCCATCCTCTACTACCTCGGCATCATTCAAAAAGTCGTCGAAGCATTTGCCTATGTCATGCAACGCACACTGGGAACATCGGGATCGGAAACACTCTCTGCAGCAGCCAATATCTTTGTCGGACAAACAGAAGCCCCGCTGATGGTGCGTCCATACATAAGCAGCATGACAAAATCGGAACTCATGGCATTGATGGTCGGAGGCTTTGCAACCATCGCCGGTGGCGTCCTGGTCGCCTATGTGGGTATGGGCATTGACGCGGGACATCTCGTAGCCGCGTCGGTCATCTCCGCACCTGCAGCATTGCTAATCTCCAAACTGATGATTCCCGAAACCGAGCAATCCGTGACTCTGGGACACGTTGAATTAAGCGTGGATGAAAAACACGCCAATATCGTGGATGCAGCCACCAACGGAGCATTAGACGGCATGAAACTAACCCTAAACGTCGTCGCAATGCTCATCGCTTTCCTTGCCCTTGTCGCGCTGGGCGATGCCATTCTCGGATTGATTGGTGGGTGGATTGGCGCGCTCCTTGGATACAACTGGCACTGGTCCCTTGCCGCACTTTTCGGTTATGTCTTTGCACCATTTGCCTATTTGCTGGGCATTCCGTGGTCCGATTGCTTCTATGCCGGTGAATTACTGGGCAAAAAGATGGTGCTCAACGAATTTATCGCCTATGCACAAATGATGGAATGGTCCCAGCCCGATTCCGGCGTGGTCTTGAGCGAACGGAGCACCTTGATACTGACGTATGCATTGTGCGGCTTTGCCAACTTTGGCAGCGTGGGCATTCAAATCGGCGGCATCGGCGGCATTGCCCCAGAACGCCGCACAGAGTTAGCCATCCTCGGCATACGCGCCATGATCGGCGGCACGCTTGCGATGATGATGACCGCCTGTGTTGCCGGTATTTTGATCTAA